In the Gossypium raimondii isolate GPD5lz chromosome 9, ASM2569854v1, whole genome shotgun sequence genome, one interval contains:
- the LOC105799483 gene encoding UDP-URONIC ACID TRANSPORTER 1, which yields MSSTQQSSSTKKQTLFIASLIILWYSSNIGVLLLNKFLLSNYGFRFPIFLTMCHMSACAFLSYVSIVFMKLVPLQPIKSRPQFLKIATLSVVFCGSVVGGNISLRYLPVSFNQAVGATTPFFTALFAYFMTFKREAWVTYAALVPVVAGVVIASGGEPGFHWFGFIMCLSATAARAFKSVLQGILLSSEGEKLNSMNLLLYMSPIAVLVLVPAVLIMEPNVLEVILSLGKQHRYMWLLLFINSTMAYSANLSNFLVTKHTSALTLQVLGNAKGAVAVVISILLFRNPVTVVGIGGYTMTVLGVVAYGEAKRRFR from the exons ATGTCATCAACCCAGCAATCCTCTTCAACAAAAAAGCAAACCCTTTTCATAGCTTCACTTATAATCCTATGGTACTCCTCCAACATTGGAGTTCTTCTCTTAAATAAATTCTTACTTTCCAACTATGGTTTCAGATTCCCAATCTTTTTAACAATGTGCCACATGTCAGCTTGTGCTTTTCTCAGTTACGTCTCTATTGTGTTCATGAAACTTGTCCCTCTCCAACCTATCAAATCCAGGCCTCAGTTCCTAAAGATTGCGACTTTAAGTGTTGTCTTTTGTGGTTCAGTTGTTGGAGGTAACATTTCCTTAAGATACCTCCCTGTCTCTTTTAACCAGGCTGTTGGTGCTACCACACCCTTTTTCACTGCCTTATTTGCTTACTTCATGACTTTCAAGAGAGAAGCTTGGGTTACTTATGCTGCTCTTGTTCCTGTTGTTGCTGGGGTTGTCATTGCTAGTGGG GGTGAACCAGGTTTTCACTGGTTTGGATTCATTATGTGCTTAAGTGCAACTGCCGCAAGGGCCTTCAAATCTGTTCTTCAGGGCATTCTGCTTTCTTCTGAAGG AGAAAAGTTGAACTCGATGAATTTGCTACTCTATATGTCCCCAATTGCAGTTCTAGTTTTAGTGCCTGCAGTACTTATAATGGAGCCCAATGTGTTAGAAGTCATCTTATCCCTTGGAAAACAACACAGATACATGTGGCTGCTTCTTTTCATTAATTCAACAATGGCATATTCAGCCAACTTGTCAAACTTCTTGGTGACTAAACATACAAGTGCATTAACACTCCAG GTGTTAGGCAATGCAAAAGGTGCTGTGGCTGTTGTCATCTCAATACTTCTGTTCAGAAATCCTGTAACAGTTGTGGGCATCGGTGGTTATACAATGACTGTCCTTGGTGTTGTTGCTTATGGAGAAGCAAAGCGTAGGTTTAGATAA
- the LOC105799484 gene encoding putative calcium-transporting ATPase 11, plasma membrane-type has translation MEELLKGFEVPPKNSSEAALRRWRKLVTIVRNPRRRFRMIANLEKRSEAEQQKLKIKEKIRVALIVQKAALQFIDAAGPLDYKITDEVRQANFGIEPDELASIVHGHDIKRLKSHGGVDGIAEKVTVSLDEGVLSENVSTRQRIYGFNQYTEKPPRTFWMFVWDALQDLTLIILMICAVVSIGVGLATEGWPKGMYDGAGILLSIILVVLVTAISDYRQSLQFRDLDREKKKISVQVTRDGRRQQVSIYDLVVGDVVHLGIGDQVPADGLFISGYSMQIDESSLSGEADPVDIYEQKPFLLSGTKVRDGSAKMLVTAVGMRTEWGKLMETLNEGGEDETPLQVKLNGVATIIGKIGLTFAVLTFLVLTVRFLIEKALHNEFTKWSSTDALTLLDYFAIAVTIIVVAVPEGLPLAVTLSLAFAMKQLMDERALVRHLSACETMGSASCICTDKTGTLTTNHMVVNKIWICEKISNIGGNENKNIDELEIHESVFSIFLRSIFLNSSAEVVKDENGKNSILGTPTETALLEFGLLLSADHDAYRRQFKILKVEPFNSDRKKMSVLVALPEGRIQAFCKGAPEIVLRMCEKVVDSSGEVVLLSEERVRDITEAINGFASDALRTLCVAVKDVGETFNENGIPDSGYTLIAVFGIKDPVRPGVKEAVQTCLAAGITVRMVTGDNINTAKAIAKECGILTAEENAIEGPEFSSKSPDEMKDIIPNIQVMARSKPSDKLNFVTNLRNMFGEVVAVTGDGTNDAPALRQSDIGLAMGIAGTEVAKENADVIVMDDNFATIVNVAKWGRAVYINIQKFVQFQLTVNVVALIINFVSACISGSAPLTAVQLLWVNMIMDTLGALALATEPPNDALMKRPPVPRGASFITKPMWRNIIGQSIYQLIVLGVLNFDGKQLLRLTGSDATTVLNTVIFNSFVFCQVFNEINSREIEKINILRGMFSSWVFLGVMASTVAFQVVIVEFLGTFASTVPLSWQLWLLCILIGSVSLIVGVIVKCIPVERAAVKPKHHDGYDALPSGLA, from the exons ATGGAAGAACTGTTGAAGGGCTTTGAAGTGCCGCCGAAAAACTCGTCGGAGGCGGCGTTGAGGCGGTGGAGAAAGCTTGTCACGATTGTTAGGAACCCTCGCCGGAGGTTCCGAATGATCGCGAATCTCGAAAAAAGATCCGAAGCCGAACAGCAAAAGCTCAAAATCAAG GAGAAAATTCGAGTTGCTCTTATTGTTCAGAAAGCAGCTCTGCAGTTTATTGATG CTGCTGGTCCACTTGATTACAAGATTACTGACGAGGTTAGACAAGCAAATTTTGGAATTGAACCAGATGAACTTGCTTCTATTGTTCATGGTCATGATATTAAGCGCTTAAAGTCGCATGGTGGAGTTGATGGGATTGCTGAGAAAGTCACAGTCTCCCTTGATGAAGGTGTCCTCTCAGAAAACGTATCTACTAGACAAAGGATCTATGGCTTCAACCAATACACAGAGAAACCTCCAAGAACTTTCTGGATGTTTGTGTGGGATGCACTCCAAGACTTGACCTTGATCATCCTTATGATTTGTGCTGTGGTATCTATAGGTGTTGGACTTGCCACAGAGGGGTGGCCAAAGGGAATGTATGATGGAGCAGGAATTTTACTCAGTATAATCTTGGTAGTATTAGTTACTGCTATTAGTGACTATAGGCAGTCATTGCAATTCAGAGACCTTGACagggagaagaaaaagattTCTGTTCAAGTTACAAGAGACGGACGTAGGCAGCAAGTTTCTATTTATGACCTAGTTGTCGGCGATGTTGTTCATTTAGGTATAGGTGACCAAGTTCCAGCTGATGGGCTGTTCATATCGGGATACAGCATGCAGATTGATGAGTCAAGTTTGTCAGGGGAGGCTGACCCGGTTGACATATATGAACAAAAGCCCTTTCTTCTTTCAGGAACCAAAGTTAGAGATGGATCAGCAAAGATGCTGGTCACAGCAGTTGGTATGAGGACCGAATGGGGGAAGTTGATGGAAACTTTGAATGAGGGGGGAGAAGATGAGACCCCACTTCAGGTGAAATTGAATGGTGTTGCTACAATTATTGGTAAAATCGGCTTGACTTTTGCTGTGCTCACATTTTTGGTTTTAACAGTAAGGTTTCTCATTGAGAAAGCCCTCCACAATGAGTTCACAAAATGGTCCTCAACTGATGCATTGACGCTTCTAGACTACTTTGCTATTGCAGTAACAATTATAGTTGTTGCTGTTCCTGAAGGATTACCATTGGCAGTTACACTGAGCCTGGCCTTTGCAATGAAACAATTAATGGATGAAAGGGCACTGGTCAGGCATCTCTCTGCATGTGAGACAATGGGTTCTGCTAGTTGCATCTGTACTGACAAGACAGGGACACTAACCACAAACCATATGGTAGTTAATAAGATATGGATATGTGAGAAAATTAGTAACATTGGTGGTAATGAGAACAAGAACATTGATGAGCTGGAGATACATGAAAGTGTTTTCAGTATCTTTCTGCGTTCTATTTTTCTAAATAGTAGTGCTGAAGTGGTGAAAGATGAAAATGGAAAGAACTCCATTTTGGGAACACCAACAGAAACAGCACTGCTCGAATTTGGGCTTCTTTTGAGTGCTGATCATGATGCATACCGAAGACAGTTTAAGATTCTCAAGGTTGAGCCTTTCAATTCAGACAGGAAGAAGATGTCTGTGTTGGTAGCTTTGCCTGAAGGCAGAATTCAAGCTTTTTGTAAAGGTGCACCTGAAATAGTATTACGTATGTGTGAAAAGGTTGTTGATTCCAGTGGGGAAGTAGTTCTTTTATCTGAAGAACGAGTAAGAGATATAACAGAGGCCATAAATGGCTTTGCTTCGGATGCTCTAAGGACTCTGTGTGTGGCTGTTAAAGATGTCGGTGAAACTTTTAATGAGAATGGTATACCTGATAGTGGCTATACCCTGATAGCGGTTTTTGGGATCAAGGATCCTGTGCGTCCTGGAGTCAAGGAAGCAGTTCAAACCTGTCTAGCTGCTGGAATTACTGTCCGTATGGTCACTGGTGATAATATTAACACTGCAAAAGCAATAGCTAAAGAATGTGGCATACTAACAGCAGAAGAGAATGCCATAGAAGGACCAGAGTTTAGTAGCAAGTCTCCTGATGAGATGAAGGACATTATACCAAATATTCAG GTAATGGCACGGTCAAAGCCTTCCGATAAGCTCAATTTCGTAACCAATTTGAGAAATATGTTTGGAGAAGTTGTTGCTGTGACTGGTGATGGGACCAACGATGCTCCAGCTTTGCGCCAGTCAGATATTGGACTTGCTATGGGGATAGCTGGAACAGAG GTTGCGAAAGAAAATGCTGATGTCATTGTAATGGATgataattttgctactattgtAAATGTAGCCAAATGGGGACGTGCAGTATACATAAACATACAAAAGTTTGTGCAGTTCCAGTTAACAGTTAATGTTGTAGCTCTTATAATCAATTTTGTCTCTGCATGCATCTCAG GATCTGCCCCTCTCACAGCTGTACAATTGCTTTGGGTTAATATGATAATGGACACTCTTGGGGCATTGGCACTAGCTACAGAGCCTCCAAATGATGCGTTAATGAAAAGGCCGCCTGTTCCAAGGGGCGCAAGTTTTATCACCAAACCAATGTGGAGAAATATCATTGGCCAAAGTATATATCAACTAATTGTCCTTGGTGTTCTCAATTTTGATGGGAAGCAGCTTCTACGGCTTACGGGTTCAGATGCCACCACTGTTCTGAATACTGTGATATTCAATTCATTTGTGTTTTGCCAG GtgtttaatgaaataaatagcCGTGAAATAGAGAAGATAAATATATTGCGGGGCATGTTTAGCAGCTGGGTATTCCTTGGCGTGATGGCTTCGACAGTAGCATTCCAAGTGGTGATAGTTGAGTTCCTTGGAACATTTGCCAGCACTGTGCCTCTAAGTTGGCAACTATGGCTACTTTGCATCTTAATTGGGTCAGTTAGCTTGATTGTCGGTGTGATTGTGAAGTGTATCCCTGTTGAAAGAGCAGCGGTTAAGCCAAAGCACCATGATGGTTATGATGCACTTCCTAGTGGTCTTGCATGA